One Mycolicibacterium sarraceniae genomic window carries:
- a CDS encoding cytochrome P450 has protein sequence MDRDVVADPYPYLEALQSRCPVSREPHKGVWMVTGWEEATEVAGDADRFSSCIAVTGPFPGFPVPVEGRDDVAELIAAHRDELPFNDQLPALDPPVHTDHRALLMRLITPKRLKENEDGMWTMVDRVLDDYLVGGKGELISGFAQPFTLVIIADLLGVPDADRDEFLAEMQRGAHHGGGVGSVKGEALSKSPLEYLYDKFSAYIEDRRANPRGDVLSEMAAATFPDGSVPDPGDVARVAANLYSAGQETTVRLLSAALQILGDRPDIQALLRADRSKVANFIEETLRFESPVKGDFRLSKEPVTLGGVDVPSGSTLMVVQAAANRDPRRFTDPNTFDPARSNARQHIAFGRGIHTCPGAPLARAEARVALERLLDRTTDIRISEEHHGPADARRYHYVPTYILRGLTELHLEFDLA, from the coding sequence ATGGATCGCGATGTGGTCGCCGATCCATACCCGTATCTGGAGGCGCTGCAGTCCCGTTGCCCGGTGTCGCGCGAGCCGCATAAGGGCGTATGGATGGTCACCGGCTGGGAAGAAGCCACCGAGGTCGCCGGTGACGCCGACCGCTTCTCGTCCTGCATCGCGGTGACCGGACCGTTCCCCGGGTTCCCCGTGCCCGTCGAAGGTCGTGATGACGTCGCCGAACTCATTGCCGCGCACCGCGATGAGCTGCCCTTCAACGATCAGCTGCCCGCGCTGGATCCCCCGGTACACACCGACCACCGCGCACTGCTGATGCGGCTGATCACGCCCAAGCGCCTCAAGGAGAACGAGGACGGGATGTGGACGATGGTCGACCGCGTCCTCGACGATTACCTGGTTGGCGGTAAGGGCGAGCTGATTTCGGGCTTCGCCCAACCGTTTACGCTGGTGATCATCGCCGACCTGCTGGGCGTGCCTGACGCCGACCGCGACGAGTTCCTCGCCGAGATGCAGCGCGGCGCGCACCACGGCGGGGGCGTCGGCAGCGTCAAGGGCGAGGCCCTGTCCAAGTCCCCGCTGGAATACCTCTACGACAAGTTCAGCGCCTACATCGAGGACCGCCGTGCCAACCCGCGCGGTGACGTGCTGTCGGAGATGGCCGCGGCGACCTTCCCCGACGGTTCGGTGCCTGATCCCGGCGATGTGGCCCGCGTTGCAGCGAACCTGTATTCGGCCGGCCAGGAGACCACCGTGCGGCTGCTCAGCGCCGCCCTGCAAATCCTCGGTGATCGCCCTGACATCCAGGCGCTGTTGCGCGCGGATCGCTCCAAGGTCGCCAACTTCATCGAGGAGACGCTGCGCTTCGAGAGCCCAGTCAAGGGGGACTTCCGGCTGTCCAAGGAGCCGGTCACCCTCGGCGGCGTCGATGTGCCATCCGGATCAACCCTGATGGTCGTCCAGGCCGCTGCCAACCGCGACCCGCGCCGATTCACCGATCCCAACACCTTCGACCCGGCACGGTCGAATGCGCGGCAGCACATCGCCTTTGGTCGTGGCATCCACACCTGCCCGGGCGCGCCGCTGGCCCGTGCCGAGGCGCGCGTCGCGCTCGAACGGCTGCTTGATCGCACCACGGATATCCGGATCAGCGAGGAACATCACGGCCCCGCCGATGCGCGCCGATACCACTATGTGCCCACCTACATCCTGCGTGGGCTCACCGAACTGCACCTGGAGTTCGATCTCGCATGA
- a CDS encoding NAD(P)H-dependent amine dehydrogenase family protein: MAIRVAHIGTGNVGRIALCELIENPAFELTALCVSADEKVGKDAGELAGLDVTTGILATKDLDAVLATEPECAVYCAMGDTRMPEAMEDVRKILAAGINVVGSAPVVLQFPWGSMPDKYIEPLEEAGRLGNSSIYINGVDPGFVTDLIPLAVASTCQNIQQVRCTEIADYATYDGATVMFDVMGFGDSLDDVPMLFLPGVLGIAWGCGIRQLAAGLNIELDSIAESYEREPAPEAFDVAAGHIPKGGVAAVRFEIKGMVGDHAAIVVEHVTRLREDLRPDWAQPAQPGGSYRVEITGEPSYVVDICPTSKKGDHNYAAIAAGAGRIVNAIPAVIAAPPGIRTTLNLPLVSEVELFTKP; this comes from the coding sequence ATGGCCATCCGCGTCGCCCACATCGGCACCGGAAACGTTGGCCGGATAGCCCTATGCGAGCTGATCGAGAACCCGGCGTTTGAGCTCACCGCGTTGTGCGTATCCGCTGACGAGAAGGTGGGCAAGGACGCGGGCGAGCTGGCCGGCCTGGACGTCACGACCGGGATTCTCGCTACCAAGGACCTAGACGCCGTGCTGGCGACCGAACCCGAATGCGCGGTCTACTGCGCGATGGGCGATACCCGGATGCCCGAGGCTATGGAAGACGTCCGCAAGATCCTGGCCGCCGGCATCAACGTCGTCGGCTCGGCTCCGGTGGTGTTGCAGTTCCCGTGGGGATCGATGCCCGACAAGTACATCGAGCCGCTGGAAGAGGCTGGGCGCCTTGGCAATTCCAGCATCTACATCAACGGGGTCGACCCGGGCTTCGTGACGGATCTGATTCCGCTGGCCGTCGCCAGCACCTGCCAGAACATCCAGCAGGTGCGTTGTACGGAGATCGCCGACTACGCCACCTATGACGGAGCCACCGTGATGTTCGACGTCATGGGCTTCGGCGACTCGCTCGACGACGTGCCGATGCTGTTCCTGCCCGGCGTGCTCGGCATCGCCTGGGGCTGCGGCATCCGCCAGCTGGCCGCCGGACTGAACATCGAACTGGACTCGATCGCCGAGAGCTACGAACGTGAGCCGGCCCCAGAAGCTTTCGACGTCGCCGCCGGCCACATTCCCAAGGGTGGCGTGGCCGCGGTGCGCTTCGAGATCAAGGGCATGGTCGGTGACCACGCCGCGATCGTCGTCGAGCACGTCACCCGGCTGCGCGAGGATCTGCGCCCCGACTGGGCGCAACCGGCCCAGCCCGGCGGCTCCTACCGGGTGGAGATCACCGGTGAGCCGTCCTACGTCGTCGATATCTGCCCGACGAGCAAGAAGGGTGACCACAACTACGCCGCGATCGCGGCCGGGGCCGGTCGCATCGTCAACGCCATCCCCGCCGTGATCGCCGCTCCCCCGGGAATCCGGACCACGCTGAACCTGCCGCTGGTGTCCGAGGTGGAGTTGTTCACCAAGCCCTAG
- a CDS encoding FGGY family carbohydrate kinase translates to MTVLAIDQGTSGTKAIVVDPADGIVGLAEVAVRPRYLNGGGVEHDPDELLESVLGAGRAAVAQAGRPIHAVSLANQGETVLAWDRQTGRPLTQAIVWQDRRAGEVCDGLSAHAEQLAERTGLVLDPYFSAPKMAWLRRNRETGGVITTSDSWLLYRLTGAFVTDATTASRSLAVELGGQDWSPELLALFGLEDEQLPTIVSNDEIIGTTAEFGAEIPVGGVVVDQQAALLAEGCFDQGMAKCTFGTGAFLLANTGETAVRSASGLTSSLAWRIAGNDTFCVDGQVYTAASAIRWLSSLGVITGAEEMDGLAAPDNGGVMCVPAFAGLAAPRWKASATASISGMTLSTGRGHIVLAVLQGIAGQIAELVSAINADTTSALTTLRADGGLTQSKVLMQACADIVQLPVEIYPSAHATALGAAALARLSLQPQQSVREVVAHWQPSATYEPSWTPTRAAEFADRWRQLADTTYSQEGLK, encoded by the coding sequence GTGACGGTGCTGGCGATCGACCAGGGCACCTCGGGTACAAAGGCGATTGTGGTCGACCCCGCAGACGGGATCGTGGGCCTGGCCGAGGTCGCCGTGCGCCCGCGGTATCTCAACGGCGGCGGCGTCGAGCACGATCCCGACGAACTGCTTGAGTCTGTTCTTGGTGCTGGCCGCGCCGCAGTCGCTCAGGCTGGTCGCCCCATTCACGCTGTCTCGCTGGCCAATCAGGGCGAAACGGTGCTGGCCTGGGACCGCCAGACCGGTCGCCCGTTGACGCAGGCGATCGTTTGGCAGGACCGGCGGGCCGGCGAGGTGTGCGACGGACTCAGCGCGCACGCCGAACAGCTGGCTGAGCGCACCGGACTGGTGCTCGACCCCTATTTCTCGGCACCGAAAATGGCCTGGTTGCGCCGCAACCGGGAGACCGGTGGGGTGATCACGACATCGGACAGCTGGTTGTTGTACCGGCTGACCGGCGCGTTCGTCACCGACGCCACGACGGCCAGCCGGTCCCTGGCCGTCGAGCTCGGCGGGCAGGATTGGAGCCCGGAGTTGCTGGCGCTGTTCGGGCTCGAGGACGAGCAGCTGCCAACGATCGTGTCCAACGACGAAATCATCGGTACCACTGCTGAATTCGGCGCCGAGATACCCGTCGGCGGCGTAGTCGTGGACCAGCAGGCGGCACTTCTGGCCGAAGGGTGCTTCGACCAGGGGATGGCGAAATGCACGTTCGGCACCGGTGCCTTTCTGTTGGCGAACACCGGAGAGACTGCAGTTCGTTCAGCCAGCGGCCTCACCTCGTCCCTGGCATGGCGGATAGCCGGCAACGACACCTTCTGCGTCGACGGTCAGGTCTACACCGCGGCATCGGCGATCCGGTGGCTTTCCTCGCTCGGCGTCATCACCGGTGCCGAGGAAATGGACGGCCTGGCCGCCCCCGACAACGGTGGGGTCATGTGCGTCCCCGCCTTCGCCGGGTTGGCCGCACCGCGGTGGAAAGCGAGTGCCACTGCATCGATTTCGGGTATGACGCTGTCCACCGGCCGCGGGCACATCGTGTTGGCGGTCCTGCAGGGCATTGCCGGACAAATCGCCGAGCTGGTCAGTGCCATCAACGCCGATACCACCAGCGCATTGACGACGCTGCGCGCTGACGGTGGATTGACGCAGTCGAAGGTGCTCATGCAGGCTTGCGCTGACATTGTCCAGTTGCCCGTCGAAATCTATCCATCAGCGCACGCCACAGCACTCGGCGCCGCGGCGCTGGCCCGGCTCAGTCTTCAACCGCAGCAATCGGTGCGCGAGGTCGTCGCTCACTGGCAACCATCGGCCACGTACGAGCCGAGCTGGACACCGACCCGAGCGGCCGAATTCGCCGACCGCTGGCGGCAATTGGCCGACACCACCTACTCCCAGGAGGGCCTGAAATGA
- a CDS encoding glucose 1-dehydrogenase, translated as MGRVDDKVAIITGGAQGMGAADARMLVAEGAKVVIGDILDDKGKELADELGDAARYVHLDVTEADQWAAAVDTAISEFGKVNVLVNNAGIVQVAPLKSLDVERWKRVLDVNLTGALLGIQAVLPSMKESGGGSIINVSSIEGMRGASWVHSYVASKWGLRGLTKSAALELAPDNIRVNSVHPGFIRTPMTKHLPEDMVSAPLGRPGKPEEVATFIVFLASDESSFSTGSEYVVDGGLITDVPHRKMP; from the coding sequence ATGGGACGCGTAGACGACAAAGTGGCCATCATCACCGGCGGCGCACAGGGGATGGGAGCCGCTGACGCGCGGATGCTTGTCGCCGAGGGTGCCAAGGTTGTGATCGGGGACATCCTCGACGACAAGGGCAAAGAGCTGGCCGACGAGCTGGGCGACGCCGCGCGCTACGTGCACCTCGACGTGACCGAAGCCGATCAGTGGGCAGCCGCCGTCGACACCGCGATCTCCGAATTCGGCAAGGTCAACGTGCTGGTGAACAACGCCGGCATCGTCCAGGTGGCACCGCTGAAATCGCTGGACGTGGAGCGCTGGAAGAGGGTTCTCGACGTGAACCTGACCGGCGCGCTGCTTGGTATCCAAGCGGTGCTGCCGTCGATGAAGGAGTCCGGCGGCGGTTCGATCATCAACGTGTCGTCGATCGAGGGCATGCGCGGTGCCTCCTGGGTGCACAGCTATGTCGCTTCCAAGTGGGGCCTGCGCGGGCTGACGAAATCCGCCGCCCTCGAGCTGGCGCCGGACAATATCCGGGTCAACTCGGTGCACCCGGGCTTCATCCGCACCCCGATGACCAAGCACCTACCCGAGGACATGGTCAGCGCCCCGCTGGGCCGCCCCGGCAAGCCGGAGGAAGTGGCCACCTTTATCGTGTTCCTAGCCAGCGACGAGTCGTCGTTCTCCACCGGTTCGGAGTATGTGGTCGACGGCGGCCTGATTACGGACGTTCCGCACCGCAAGATGCCCTAG
- a CDS encoding HAD family hydrolase, which translates to MVTLSSDPLAQIAGSPPGAAVGAFFDLDGTLVAGFTATAHASDRVRRGQARIGEIMGVIEASLRYKLGRMQFERLLNRAAGYLRGESLIELDEIGERLYVEQVSARVYPLMREIVSAHLARGHTVVLSSSALTIHAEPVARALGIEHVVCNTFELDADGRLTGLITRPIVWGRNKAAAVQRFCAANEIDLRTSYFYADGDEDGALMALVGHPRPVNPRPGMAAKAAANDWPVLRLSIPGRRSIAANAIGHFPAVGRAVLGSAFASLALRTRRLPKD; encoded by the coding sequence GTGGTGACCCTGTCATCGGATCCGCTCGCGCAGATCGCCGGTAGCCCGCCAGGCGCGGCGGTTGGAGCGTTCTTCGACCTGGACGGCACGCTGGTGGCCGGCTTCACTGCGACCGCGCACGCCAGTGACCGGGTCCGTCGGGGACAGGCCAGGATCGGCGAGATTATGGGCGTGATCGAGGCCTCGCTGCGGTACAAGCTGGGCCGCATGCAATTCGAGCGGCTGCTGAACCGGGCCGCGGGCTACCTGCGTGGTGAGTCATTGATCGAGCTCGACGAGATCGGCGAGCGACTCTACGTCGAGCAGGTGTCCGCACGGGTGTACCCACTGATGCGCGAGATCGTGTCCGCCCACCTGGCTCGTGGGCATACCGTTGTGCTCAGCTCCTCGGCGCTGACCATCCACGCCGAACCGGTAGCCCGTGCGCTCGGTATCGAGCATGTGGTGTGCAACACCTTCGAACTCGACGCCGACGGCCGGCTCACCGGCTTGATCACCAGACCGATCGTCTGGGGGCGGAATAAAGCCGCTGCGGTGCAACGGTTTTGCGCGGCCAACGAGATCGACCTGAGGACCAGCTATTTCTATGCCGACGGTGACGAGGACGGCGCGCTGATGGCGCTGGTCGGCCATCCGCGACCGGTCAACCCGCGCCCTGGCATGGCGGCGAAAGCAGCCGCCAACGACTGGCCGGTGCTGCGGCTGAGCATTCCCGGACGGCGAAGCATCGCGGCGAATGCGATCGGCCACTTCCCCGCTGTGGGCCGGGCCGTCCTCGGCTCGGCATTCGCGTCCCTGGCGCTCCGCACGCGCCGACTACCCAAGGACTGA
- a CDS encoding TetR/AcrR family transcriptional regulator, with amino-acid sequence MSAVAVASTGSPADTRQRLIDAAIALFIRHSFAGTSLQMIADELGFTKAAIYHHFRTREQLLTAILEPIINRVAAVVEDAEQQRGVHARAERMINGYARLAVESPMLVSVLAADPSVHTVLKANREWTHIISRQMVLLADVHPGPEGFIRAQFVFAGIAGSADPKRAADDEWLHAQLLDAGRKALGLRTPRRTSPQ; translated from the coding sequence ATGAGCGCAGTCGCTGTTGCCAGCACCGGTTCGCCCGCCGATACCCGGCAACGGCTCATCGACGCAGCGATTGCACTGTTCATCCGGCACAGCTTCGCCGGCACCTCGCTGCAGATGATCGCCGATGAGCTCGGCTTCACCAAAGCCGCTATCTACCACCACTTTCGAACCCGCGAACAGCTCTTGACGGCAATCCTGGAACCCATCATCAACCGGGTCGCCGCGGTGGTCGAGGACGCCGAGCAGCAGCGTGGCGTGCACGCCCGTGCCGAACGCATGATCAACGGCTACGCGCGGCTGGCCGTCGAGAGTCCCATGCTGGTGTCCGTGCTGGCGGCCGATCCGAGCGTGCACACCGTGTTGAAGGCCAACCGCGAGTGGACGCACATCATCTCGCGACAGATGGTCTTGCTGGCCGACGTCCATCCCGGCCCGGAAGGCTTCATCCGCGCGCAGTTCGTGTTCGCCGGGATCGCCGGCTCGGCCGATCCCAAACGCGCGGCCGACGACGAGTGGCTACACGCCCAACTACTCGACGCCGGCCGGAAGGCGCTGGGCCTGCGTACGCCGAGACGAACGTCCCCACAGTGA
- a CDS encoding SDR family NAD(P)-dependent oxidoreductase, which yields MSTTKTALVTGGGSGIGAAIAARLRSDGYTVVILDLNPAEGDHSYVADVTDRAQIDAVLAEVHAALGPVTILVNAAGKDSFRRFLDLSFDEWQQTIDINLHGVFHTIQAVLPDMIEAGWGRIVNISSSSTHSGVPYMSAYVAAKSGVNGLTKSLALEYGPAGITVNAVPPGFIDTPMLRKAEARGNMGDVQATIDATPVRRMGQPEDIAAACAFFISEEAGYITGQILGVNGGRNT from the coding sequence GTGTCCACGACGAAGACGGCATTGGTGACCGGTGGCGGTTCCGGGATCGGTGCGGCCATCGCTGCCCGGCTGCGCTCGGACGGCTACACGGTGGTCATCCTCGACCTGAATCCGGCGGAGGGCGACCATTCCTATGTCGCTGACGTGACCGACCGCGCGCAGATCGATGCCGTGTTGGCCGAGGTCCACGCCGCCCTGGGGCCGGTCACCATCCTGGTCAACGCCGCAGGCAAGGACAGCTTTCGCCGGTTCCTCGATCTCAGTTTCGACGAGTGGCAGCAGACCATCGACATCAACCTGCACGGGGTCTTCCACACCATCCAGGCCGTACTGCCCGACATGATCGAGGCCGGCTGGGGCCGCATCGTCAACATCTCATCCTCGAGCACCCACTCCGGTGTGCCCTACATGTCGGCCTACGTCGCAGCCAAGTCCGGCGTCAACGGCCTGACCAAAAGCCTTGCCCTGGAGTACGGACCGGCCGGTATCACCGTCAACGCCGTCCCGCCCGGATTCATCGACACCCCGATGCTGCGCAAGGCCGAAGCTCGCGGAAACATGGGCGATGTTCAGGCCACCATCGACGCCACCCCGGTGCGAAGAATGGGCCAGCCCGAGGACATCGCGGCCGCCTGCGCGTTCTTTATCTCCGAAGAAGCCGGCTACATCACCGGCCAGATCCTCGGCGTCAACGGCGGCCGCAACACGTAA
- a CDS encoding DeoR/GlpR family DNA-binding transcription regulator yields the protein MARAIPRSFTGTVITPSVPVAVELADRPGIEILLAGGRVRPGDLACSNAHTKAFFADIYAARSYILADSAKLGQVAPYRVCGLGEVDGLITDRNTPTAIAAAFQEPAGVVPAGPNRFPESPIP from the coding sequence GTGGCTCGCGCGATCCCTCGAAGCTTCACCGGAACCGTCATCACGCCGTCGGTGCCAGTCGCGGTAGAACTGGCCGATCGCCCCGGCATCGAGATTCTGCTGGCCGGTGGCCGCGTCCGGCCGGGCGACCTCGCCTGCTCGAACGCCCACACCAAAGCCTTCTTCGCCGACATCTATGCCGCCCGTAGCTACATTCTGGCCGATTCCGCGAAACTCGGTCAGGTCGCGCCCTATCGGGTCTGCGGACTCGGGGAGGTCGACGGCCTGATCACCGACCGGAACACCCCGACAGCGATTGCGGCCGCCTTCCAAGAGCCCGCAGGTGTGGTTCCCGCGGGACCGAACCGCTTTCCCGAAAGTCCGATCCCATGA
- a CDS encoding NAD(P)/FAD-dependent oxidoreductase: MTVGYDVAVIGGGIVGSAIARELAGYELSVALIEARDDVGDGTSKANTAILHTGYDTKPGTLESTLVSRGYRLLSDYAGCTGIPIEHTGAILVAWDQEQLDALPGLLEKAQANGYQRCEIISAPAVYAELPHLGTGAFGGLTVPDESIICTWTVNLALATDAVNRGVTLLTNHRVVGIDVTSATTSVHTNQGTVTAQWIINAAGLGADHLDGLFGYRRFTVTPRRGELIVYDKLARPLVDKIVLPVPTARGKGVLISPTIYGNVMLGPTSEDLQDRAATGTSEAGLAFLLGKGRQLMPKLLDEEVTATYAGLRAAIDRGDYLIEADPAQRYLLVGGIRSTGLSAGMAVAEYVRGQLGTAGLTLIPRRTLPDPPRMPNLGEAFPRPYQQADTIAADAAYGRIVCFCERVTHGEIRDACQSVIPPAGLDGLRRRTRAMNGRCQAFYCGADVQDLFDTCSESQR; this comes from the coding sequence ATGACCGTCGGCTACGACGTGGCGGTGATCGGTGGCGGCATCGTCGGGTCTGCCATCGCCCGTGAGTTGGCAGGCTACGAGCTGTCGGTCGCGCTGATCGAAGCGCGCGACGACGTCGGCGACGGCACCAGCAAGGCCAACACCGCGATCCTGCACACCGGGTACGACACCAAGCCCGGCACCCTGGAATCGACGTTGGTCAGCCGCGGCTACCGCCTGTTGTCCGACTATGCGGGATGTACAGGCATTCCGATCGAACACACCGGCGCGATCCTGGTCGCCTGGGACCAGGAGCAGCTCGACGCGCTACCCGGTCTATTGGAGAAAGCCCAAGCCAACGGCTACCAGCGATGCGAAATCATCAGCGCACCAGCCGTATACGCCGAATTACCGCACCTCGGCACCGGCGCCTTCGGCGGCCTGACCGTGCCCGACGAATCGATCATCTGCACCTGGACGGTCAATCTCGCCTTAGCCACTGACGCCGTGAACCGCGGCGTGACACTGCTGACGAACCACCGCGTCGTCGGCATCGACGTCACCTCGGCCACCACATCGGTTCACACCAATCAGGGAACCGTCACGGCCCAATGGATCATCAACGCCGCAGGCCTTGGTGCCGACCACCTCGACGGCCTGTTCGGGTATCGCAGGTTCACGGTGACCCCCCGCCGCGGCGAGCTCATCGTCTATGACAAACTCGCCCGTCCTCTGGTCGACAAGATCGTGCTCCCGGTTCCGACCGCCCGCGGCAAAGGCGTCCTCATCAGCCCCACCATCTACGGCAACGTCATGTTGGGCCCCACCTCCGAGGATCTGCAGGACCGCGCTGCTACCGGCACCTCCGAAGCCGGTTTGGCGTTCCTGCTCGGCAAGGGCCGTCAGCTCATGCCGAAGCTGCTCGACGAAGAGGTCACCGCCACCTACGCCGGCCTACGCGCGGCAATCGATCGCGGCGACTACCTCATCGAGGCCGACCCTGCGCAGCGCTATCTGCTGGTGGGCGGCATCCGCTCCACCGGTCTCTCCGCGGGGATGGCCGTCGCCGAGTACGTCCGCGGCCAACTCGGCACGGCGGGACTGACTCTCATTCCACGCCGCACACTCCCGGATCCACCCCGGATGCCCAACCTCGGCGAGGCGTTTCCACGCCCATACCAGCAGGCCGACACCATCGCCGCCGATGCTGCATACGGCCGCATCGTGTGCTTCTGCGAACGGGTCACCCACGGCGAGATTCGCGACGCATGTCAGTCGGTGATTCCGCCGGCTGGACTGGACGGACTGCGGCGGCGCACGCGGGCGATGAACGGCCGCTGCCAAGCGTTCTACTGTGGGGCAGACGTGCAAGACCTTTTCGACACCTGCTCAGAAAGCCAGCGATGA
- a CDS encoding nitronate monooxygenase yields the protein MHTALCDELGIEFPIFAFTHCRDVVVAVSKAGGFGVLGAVGFSPEQLEIELKWIDENIGDHTYGVDIVIPNKYEGMDATDLSPEVLKKTLNDLVPQEHIDFAKKVLADHGVPVEHSDDDAMGLLGWTEATATPQVEVALQHPKCTLIANALGTPPAEMIKHIHAEGRKVAALCGSPSQAKKHAEAGVDIIIAQGGEAGGHCGEIGSIVLWPQVVKAVAPIPVLAAGGIGSGQQIAAALALGAQGAWTGSQWVMVEESEHSEVQHAAYVKAESRDTVRSRSFTGKPARMLRNEWTEAWEKEGNPKPLGMPLQYMVSGMAVAATRKYPNESVDVAFNPIGQVVGQFTKVEKTSTVIERWVQEYLEATGRLEELNASV from the coding sequence ATGCACACTGCCCTCTGCGATGAGCTGGGTATCGAATTCCCCATCTTCGCGTTCACCCACTGTCGTGATGTCGTCGTTGCCGTCAGCAAGGCCGGCGGCTTCGGTGTCCTCGGTGCGGTCGGCTTCTCACCCGAACAGCTCGAGATCGAGCTGAAGTGGATCGACGAGAACATCGGCGACCACACCTACGGCGTCGACATCGTCATCCCCAACAAGTACGAGGGGATGGACGCCACGGACCTGTCCCCCGAAGTGCTGAAGAAGACGCTCAACGACCTGGTGCCCCAGGAGCACATCGATTTCGCCAAGAAAGTCCTCGCTGACCACGGTGTGCCCGTCGAGCATAGCGACGACGACGCGATGGGGCTGCTGGGCTGGACCGAGGCGACCGCGACCCCGCAGGTCGAGGTGGCGCTCCAGCACCCGAAGTGCACGCTGATCGCCAACGCCCTCGGCACGCCGCCAGCGGAGATGATCAAGCACATCCACGCCGAGGGCCGTAAGGTCGCCGCGCTGTGCGGCTCGCCGTCGCAGGCCAAGAAGCACGCCGAAGCCGGCGTCGACATCATCATCGCCCAGGGTGGCGAGGCCGGTGGCCACTGCGGTGAGATCGGCTCGATCGTGCTGTGGCCGCAGGTCGTCAAAGCGGTGGCGCCGATACCGGTGCTGGCCGCCGGCGGTATCGGAAGTGGTCAGCAGATTGCCGCTGCGCTCGCGCTGGGCGCGCAGGGAGCGTGGACCGGTTCGCAGTGGGTGATGGTCGAGGAGTCTGAGCACTCCGAGGTGCAGCACGCCGCGTACGTGAAGGCCGAAAGCCGCGATACCGTGCGCAGCCGTTCGTTCACCGGGAAGCCCGCGCGCATGCTGCGCAACGAGTGGACCGAGGCATGGGAGAAAGAGGGCAACCCCAAGCCGCTCGGAATGCCGTTGCAGTACATGGTTTCTGGCATGGCTGTCGCGGCCACGCGCAAATACCCGAACGAGAGCGTCGACGTCGCGTTCAACCCGATCGGTCAGGTTGTCGGCCAGTTCACCAAGGTCGAGAAGACGTCCACCGTGATCGAGCGCTGGGTGCAGGAGTACCTCGAGGCCACTGGCCGGCTCGAGGAGCTCAACGCGTCCGTCTAG
- a CDS encoding ferredoxin — protein sequence MKATIDDGRCRGHGVCTTICPEVFAMTDDGYAEAIVDEVPDELVDSAREAAEACPENAVVLD from the coding sequence ATGAAAGCCACCATTGACGACGGCCGTTGCCGCGGACACGGCGTGTGCACCACCATCTGTCCGGAAGTCTTCGCCATGACCGACGACGGCTACGCCGAAGCAATCGTTGATGAGGTGCCCGACGAGCTCGTGGACAGTGCCCGCGAGGCGGCGGAGGCCTGCCCCGAGAATGCCGTCGTCCTCGACTAA